A single window of Helicobacter pylori NCTC 11637 = CCUG 17874 = ATCC 43504 = JCM 12093 DNA harbors:
- a CDS encoding pantothenate kinase — protein sequence MNGLKAFSCVVVLCGAMVNVAIASPKIEARGELGKLIGGGVGGFVGDKIGGAIGVPGGPVGIGLGRFLGSTAGGYIGSEVGDRVEDFIRGVDREPQTREPQTREPQAPREPIRDFYDYGYSFGHAW from the coding sequence ATGAATGGATTAAAAGCATTTAGTTGTGTAGTGGTTTTATGCGGTGCAATGGTTAATGTGGCTATAGCTAGTCCTAAAATAGAGGCAAGGGGTGAATTAGGCAAACTTATAGGGGGTGGTGTTGGGGGTTTTGTTGGTGATAAAATTGGAGGAGCAATTGGGGTTCCTGGAGGTCCAGTGGGTATTGGATTAGGGAGATTTCTTGGTAGCACAGCAGGAGGATATATTGGGTCTGAAGTAGGCGATAGGGTAGAAGATTTTATCCGTGGCGTTGATAGAGAGCCTCAAACTAGAGAGCCTCAGACTAGAGAACCACAAGCCCCAAGAGAACCTATCCGTGATTTTTATGATTACGGCTATAGTTTTGGGCATGCTTGGTAA
- the glmU gene encoding bifunctional UDP-N-acetylglucosamine diphosphorylase/glucosamine-1-phosphate N-acetyltransferase GlmU, whose amino-acid sequence MLSVIILAAGKGTRMRSSLPKTLHTICGEPMLFYILEVAFSISNDVHLILHHQQERVKEAVLKRFKGVIFHTQIVEKYSGTGGAIMQEDKTPIPTKHERVLILNADMPLITKDALAPLLESKNNAIGLLHLADPKGYGRVVLENHHVKKIVEEKDANDEEKTIKSVNAGVYFFERKFLEKYLSKLHDQNAQKEYYLTDLIALGINKNETIDAIFLEEECFLGVNSQTERAKAEEIMLERLRKNAMDLGVVMQLPNSIYLEKGVSFKGECVLEQGVRLIGNCLIENAHIKAYSVIEESQIVNSSVGPFAHARPKSVICNSHVGNFVETKNAKLQGAKAGHLSYLGDCEIGKNTNVGAGVITCNYDGKKKHQTIIGENVFIGSDSQLVAPINIGSNVLIGSGTTITKDIPSGSLSLSRTSQINIENGYFKFFKKP is encoded by the coding sequence ATGCTTTCTGTCATCATACTGGCCGCTGGTAAAGGCACTCGCATGCGTTCTAGCCTGCCTAAGACTTTACACACGATTTGCGGGGAGCCTATGCTGTTTTACATTTTAGAAGTGGCTTTTTCAATCAGTAATGATGTGCATCTTATCTTACACCACCAACAAGAACGCGTTAAAGAAGCGGTGTTGAAGCGTTTTAAGGGCGTAATCTTCCACACTCAAATCGTGGAAAAATATTCAGGGACAGGTGGGGCTATCATGCAAGAAGATAAGACGCCTATCCCTACAAAACATGAGCGGGTTTTGATTTTGAATGCGGACATGCCCTTAATCACTAAAGACGCTCTCGCCCCCTTATTAGAAAGCAAGAATAACGCCATAGGCTTACTGCATTTAGCTGATCCTAAAGGTTATGGGCGCGTTGTTTTAGAAAACCATCATGTTAAAAAGATTGTAGAAGAAAAGGACGCTAATGATGAAGAAAAAACCATTAAAAGCGTGAACGCTGGCGTGTATTTTTTTGAAAGAAAGTTTTTAGAAAAATACTTGTCCAAGCTCCATGACCAAAACGCCCAAAAAGAATACTACCTCACGGATTTAATCGCTCTAGGAATCAATAAAAACGAAACAATTGACGCTATTTTTTTAGAAGAAGAGTGTTTTTTAGGGGTGAATAGCCAAACAGAAAGGGCGAAGGCTGAAGAAATCATGCTAGAAAGACTGCGCAAAAACGCCATGGACTTGGGGGTAGTGATGCAATTGCCTAATAGCATTTATTTAGAAAAAGGCGTGAGTTTTAAGGGGGAGTGCGTTTTAGAGCAGGGGGTGCGTTTGATTGGGAATTGTTTGATAGAAAACGCGCATATTAAGGCTTATAGCGTGATAGAAGAGAGCCAGATTGTTAATAGCAGTGTGGGGCCGTTTGCCCATGCGCGCCCTAAAAGCGTGATTTGTAATAGCCATGTGGGGAATTTTGTAGAAACTAAAAACGCCAAACTTCAAGGCGCTAAAGCGGGGCATTTGAGCTATTTAGGGGATTGTGAAATAGGGAAAAACACAAATGTAGGGGCTGGCGTGATCACTTGCAATTATGATGGTAAAAAGAAACACCAAACAATCATCGGTGAAAATGTCTTTATAGGGAGCGATAGCCAACTAGTCGCCCCCATAAATATCGGCTCTAATGTCTTAATCGGCAGCGGCACCACCATCACTAAAGACATTCCTAGCGGTTCGTTGAGCCTTTCACGCACCTCTCAAATTAACATTGAAAACGGGTATTTTAAGTTTTTTAAAAAACCTTAA
- the fliP gene encoding flagellar type III secretion system pore protein FliP (The bacterial flagellar biogenesis protein FliP forms a type III secretion system (T3SS)-type pore required for flagellar assembly.): protein MRFFIFLILICPLICPLMSTDSALPSVNLSLNAPNDPKQLVTTLNVIALLTLLVLAPSLILVMTSFTRLIVVFSFLRTALGTQQTPPTQILVSLSLILTFFIMEPSLKKAYDTGIKPYMDKKISYTEAFEKSALPFKEFMLKNTREKDLALFFRIRNLPNPKTPDEVSLSVLIPAFMISELKTAFQIGFLLYLPFLVIDMVISSILMAMGMMMLPPVMISLPFKILVFILVDGFNLLTENLVASFKMV, encoded by the coding sequence TTGCGTTTTTTCATTTTTTTAATCCTCATTTGCCCTTTAATATGCCCTTTAATGAGCACTGATAGCGCGCTGCCTAGCGTCAATCTCTCTTTAAACGCTCCTAATGATCCTAAACAGCTTGTAACTACCCTTAATGTCATCGCTTTGCTCACGCTTTTAGTTTTAGCCCCATCATTGATTTTAGTGATGACGAGTTTCACCCGTTTGATCGTGGTGTTTTCTTTTTTAAGGACCGCTTTAGGCACGCAACAAACCCCACCCACTCAAATTTTAGTCTCGCTCTCTTTGATATTGACTTTTTTTATCATGGAACCTAGCTTGAAAAAGGCTTATGATACAGGGATTAAGCCTTATATGGATAAAAAAATTTCTTACACCGAAGCGTTTGAAAAAAGCGCTCTGCCTTTCAAGGAATTCATGCTTAAAAACACACGAGAAAAGGATCTAGCGCTTTTTTTTAGGATCAGAAATCTCCCTAACCCTAAAACCCCTGATGAGGTGAGTTTGAGCGTTTTGATCCCGGCATTTATGATAAGCGAATTGAAAACAGCGTTTCAAATCGGCTTTTTACTCTACTTGCCTTTTTTGGTGATTGATATGGTGATCAGCTCTATTTTAATGGCGATGGGCATGATGATGCTCCCGCCTGTAATGATTTCTCTGCCTTTTAAAATTTTAGTGTTTATTTTGGTAGATGGGTTTAATTTATTGACCGAAAATTTAGTAGCGAGTTTTAAAATGGTTTGA
- a CDS encoding TonB-dependent receptor family protein — MKRILVSLAVLSHSAHAVKTHNLERVEASGVANDKEAPLSWRSKEVRNYMGSRTVISNKQLTKSANQSIEEALQNVPGVHIRNATGIGAVPSFSVRGFGGGSSGHSNTAMVLVNGIPIYVAPYVDISIPIFPVTFQSVDRISVTKGGESVRYGPNVFGGVINVITKGIPTKWESQVSERATFWGKSENGGFFNQNSKNLDKSLANNMLFDTYLRTGGMMNKHFGIQAQANWLKGQGFRYNSPTNIQNYMLDSLYQINDSNKITAFFQYYNYFMADPGSLGIEAYNQNRFQNNRPNNNKSGRAKRWGAVYQNFFGDTDRVGGDFTFSYYGHDMSRDFQFDSNFLNVNTNPKLGPVYTDQNYAGFFIFDHLRRYIMNAFEPNLNLVVNTNKVKQTFNVGMRFMTMDMYFRLDQSTCEKADIFNGVCRMPPFVLSKKPSNNQNLFNNYTAVWLSDKIELFDSKLVITPGLRYTFLNYNNKEPEKHDFSVWKTTKKRQNEWSPAFNIGYKPMENWIWYANYRRSFIPPQHTMLGITRTNYNQIFNEIEVGQRYSYKNLLSFNTNYFVIFANRYYAGGYSPQPINARSQGVELELYYAPIRGLQFHVAYTYIDARITSNADDIAYYFTGIVNKPFDIKGKRLPYVSPNQFIFDMMYTYKHTTFGISSYFYSRAYSSMLNQAKDQTVCLPLNPEYTGGLEYGCNSVGLLPLYFVLNVQVSSVLWQSGRHKITGSLQINNLFNMKYYFRGIGTSPTGREPAPGRSITAYLNYEF; from the coding sequence ATGAAAAGAATTTTAGTCTCTTTGGCTGTTTTGAGTCATAGCGCGCATGCTGTCAAAACTCATAATTTGGAAAGGGTAGAAGCTTCAGGGGTGGCTAACGATAAAGAAGCGCCTTTAAGCTGGAGGAGCAAGGAAGTTAGAAATTATATGGGTTCTCGCACGGTGATTTCTAACAAACAACTCACTAAAAGCGCCAATCAAAGCATTGAAGAAGCTTTGCAAAATGTGCCAGGCGTGCATATTAGAAACGCTACGGGTATTGGAGCTGTGCCTAGCTTTTCTGTTAGGGGGTTTGGTGGGGGGAGTTCAGGGCATTCTAATACGGCTATGGTTTTAGTCAATGGGATCCCTATTTATGTTGCACCCTATGTTGATATTAGCATTCCTATTTTCCCTGTAACCTTCCAATCTGTAGATAGAATTAGCGTAACCAAGGGCGGGGAGAGCGTGCGTTATGGCCCTAACGTTTTTGGCGGTGTGATTAATGTGATCACTAAGGGCATTCCTACCAAGTGGGAGAGTCAGGTGAGCGAGAGGGCCACTTTTTGGGGCAAATCTGAAAATGGGGGCTTTTTCAATCAAAATTCTAAAAACCTTGACAAGAGCTTAGCCAACAACATGCTTTTTGACACTTACTTAAGAACAGGGGGCATGATGAATAAGCATTTTGGAATCCAAGCTCAAGCCAACTGGCTCAAAGGGCAAGGGTTTAGATACAACAGCCCTACGAACATTCAAAACTACATGCTAGATTCCTTGTATCAAATCAATGATAGCAATAAGATCACTGCTTTTTTCCAATACTATAATTATTTTATGGCAGACCCCGGATCTCTAGGTATAGAAGCGTATAATCAAAATCGTTTTCAAAACAACCGCCCCAATAACAATAAAAGCGGGAGAGCGAAGCGATGGGGAGCTGTGTATCAAAACTTTTTTGGGGATACTGATAGGGTAGGTGGGGATTTCACTTTTAGCTACTATGGGCATGACATGTCAAGGGATTTTCAATTTGATTCTAATTTTTTGAATGTCAATACCAATCCTAAATTAGGCCCTGTTTATACCGATCAAAATTATGCAGGATTTTTTATCTTTGATCATTTAAGGCGTTATATAATGAACGCTTTTGAGCCTAATTTGAACTTAGTTGTCAATACCAATAAAGTTAAGCAAACTTTTAATGTGGGCATGCGTTTTATGACAATGGATATGTATTTCAGATTGGATCAAAGCACATGCGAAAAAGCGGATATTTTTAATGGGGTGTGCCGCATGCCTCCTTTTGTTCTTTCTAAAAAACCCAGCAACAATCAAAACTTGTTTAACAACTATACAGCGGTATGGTTGAGCGATAAAATAGAGCTTTTTGATTCTAAATTGGTGATAACTCCAGGGCTTAGATACACTTTTTTGAACTATAACAACAAAGAGCCAGAAAAGCATGATTTTTCTGTATGGAAGACTACAAAAAAGCGTCAAAACGAATGGAGTCCCGCCTTTAACATTGGCTATAAACCTATGGAAAATTGGATATGGTATGCGAACTACCGCCGCAGTTTTATCCCCCCACAACACACAATGCTAGGCATTACTAGGACTAATTACAACCAAATTTTTAATGAAATTGAAGTGGGGCAACGCTATAGTTATAAAAATCTATTGAGCTTTAATACCAATTATTTTGTGATTTTTGCCAATCGTTATTATGCGGGAGGCTATAGCCCACAGCCTATTAACGCTAGGAGTCAAGGGGTGGAATTGGAATTGTATTACGCGCCGATTAGGGGTTTGCAATTCCATGTGGCTTACACTTACATTGATGCGCGCATCACTTCTAACGCTGATGATATTGCTTATTATTTTACAGGCATTGTCAATAAACCCTTTGACATTAAAGGGAAGCGTTTGCCTTATGTGAGTCCTAACCAATTCATATTTGACATGATGTATACTTACAAGCACACGACTTTTGGAATCAGTAGCTATTTTTATAGCCGCGCTTATAGTTCCATGCTCAATCAAGCCAAAGATCAAACCGTGTGCCTGCCCCTAAACCCAGAATACACAGGGGGGCTAGAGTATGGTTGTAATTCAGTGGGGTTATTGCCCTTGTATTTTGTGTTGAACGTTCAAGTAAGCTCCGTTTTATGGCAAAGCGGTAGGCATAAAATCACAGGAAGCTTGCAAATCAATAACCTTTTTAACATGAAGTATTATTTTAGGGGAATTGGCACAAGCCCTACAGGAAGAGAGCCCGCACCAGGGAGATCCATTACAGCGTATTTGAATTATGAGTTTTAA
- the feoB gene encoding ferrous iron transport protein B translates to MKEITIALVGQPNVGKSSLINALSNAHLKVGNFAGVTVDKMEVGLIHKEHQITIIDLPGTYALNDFTTEEKVTKDFLEKGQYDLILNVVDSTNLERNLALSAQLLDTNKKMLLALNMWDEAQKEGVKIDTEKLSKELGVVCVPTSARSKEDRLNTELLLDEIVRLYSQNTTNNESIKVPSQSFKESLKYSQSAQRIAQLVISENQQNASFEHTYKIDKILMHPRYGIFIFLGFMFIIFSLSFLIGGGAQKALEAGFKFLSDGIKENVANEDLASLVGDGIIGGVGATVSFLPLIVVLYFGISLLETTGYMSRVAFLLDGILHKFGLHGKSFIPLITGFGCSVPAYMATRTLQNYNERLITLFVIGFMSCSARLPIYVLFVGSFFPSSSAGFVLFCIYILGAVVALVMAKLLKLSVFKGQTESFIMEMPKYRFPSWRMVYFSIYTKSLSYLKKAGTYILVGAILIWFMSQYPKSDAAMKTYKQESLLVDKNTTLSSEAKEEKLKELKAELDKKNLKNSIVGRGGAYLEKVFSPMDFDWRLSVSLVTGFMAKEVVVSTLGVLFSLGDQNEKSDAFREILRKEVSVPSGIAFIVFVMFYIPCFAATITFGREAGGIKFVAYLFIFTTVVAYAFSLIAFYATQILV, encoded by the coding sequence ATGAAAGAAATCACTATCGCTCTTGTGGGTCAACCTAATGTAGGGAAATCGTCCCTCATCAACGCTTTGAGCAACGCCCATTTGAAAGTGGGGAATTTTGCCGGGGTTACCGTGGATAAAATGGAAGTGGGTTTGATCCATAAAGAGCATCAAATCACTATCATTGATCTACCTGGCACTTACGCGCTCAATGATTTCACCACTGAAGAAAAGGTTACTAAAGATTTTTTAGAAAAAGGGCAATATGATCTCATTCTCAATGTGGTGGATTCCACCAATTTAGAGCGTAATTTAGCCTTAAGCGCGCAGCTATTAGACACGAATAAAAAAATGCTTCTCGCGCTCAACATGTGGGATGAGGCGCAAAAAGAAGGCGTTAAAATTGATACAGAAAAGCTTTCTAAAGAATTAGGGGTTGTGTGCGTGCCAACAAGCGCAAGATCCAAAGAAGATCGCTTGAATACAGAGCTTTTATTAGATGAAATTGTCAGGCTTTATTCTCAAAACACTACAAATAATGAAAGCATAAAAGTCCCGTCTCAAAGCTTTAAGGAGTCTTTAAAATACAGCCAGAGCGCTCAAAGAATCGCTCAATTAGTGATCAGTGAAAACCAACAAAACGCGAGCTTTGAACACACTTATAAGATTGATAAGATTTTAATGCACCCGCGTTATGGGATTTTCATTTTTTTAGGGTTTATGTTTATCATTTTTTCCTTGAGCTTTTTAATAGGAGGCGGAGCGCAAAAAGCGCTTGAGGCAGGATTTAAATTTTTGAGCGATGGCATCAAAGAAAATGTGGCTAATGAAGATTTAGCGTCTTTGGTGGGCGATGGCATTATTGGGGGAGTGGGAGCGACGGTTTCATTCTTGCCTTTAATTGTGGTGTTGTATTTTGGGATTTCTTTACTAGAGACGACAGGCTATATGAGTAGGGTAGCGTTTTTACTAGATGGGATCTTGCATAAATTTGGCTTGCATGGGAAGAGCTTTATCCCTTTAATCACCGGTTTTGGCTGTTCAGTGCCTGCTTATATGGCGACAAGAACCTTACAAAATTATAACGAACGATTGATCACGCTTTTTGTGATCGGGTTTATGAGCTGCTCGGCAAGACTCCCTATTTATGTGCTGTTTGTAGGCTCGTTTTTCCCTTCTTCGAGCGCGGGGTTTGTGCTGTTTTGCATTTATATTTTGGGGGCGGTTGTGGCGTTAGTGATGGCAAAATTACTCAAATTAAGCGTGTTTAAAGGACAAACCGAATCTTTTATCATGGAAATGCCCAAATACCGCTTTCCCAGTTGGAGAATGGTCTATTTCAGTATCTACACCAAATCGCTTTCTTACCTTAAAAAGGCCGGGACTTATATTTTAGTGGGAGCGATTTTAATCTGGTTTATGTCTCAATACCCTAAAAGCGATGCGGCCATGAAAACCTATAAACAAGAAAGCTTGTTAGTGGATAAAAACACCACTCTTTCAAGCGAAGCCAAAGAAGAAAAATTAAAAGAATTAAAAGCAGAATTGGATAAAAAGAATTTAAAAAACAGCATTGTAGGAAGAGGTGGGGCGTATTTAGAAAAAGTCTTTAGCCCTATGGATTTTGATTGGCGTTTGAGTGTCTCACTTGTAACCGGATTTATGGCTAAAGAGGTGGTGGTTTCTACTTTGGGCGTGTTGTTTTCTTTAGGGGATCAAAATGAAAAATCTGACGCTTTTAGAGAAATTTTAAGAAAAGAAGTCAGCGTGCCAAGCGGGATCGCTTTTATCGTGTTTGTGATGTTTTATATCCCTTGTTTTGCAGCGACCATTACTTTTGGTAGGGAAGCTGGGGGGATAAAGTTTGTAGCGTATTTATTCATCTTCACAACCGTTGTAGCGTATGCGTTTTCCTTGATAGCTTTTTATGCAACTCAAATTTTGGTTTAA
- a CDS encoding 3'-5' exonuclease, producing MLCVFDIETIPNISLCKEHFQLKEDDALKICEWSFEKQKEKSGSEFLPLYLHEIISIAAVIGDDYGQFIKVGNFGQKHENKEDFTSEKELLEDFFKYFNEKQPRLISFNGRGFDMPLLTLKALKYNLTLDAFYNQENKWENYRARYSEQFHLDLMDSLSHYGSVRGLNLNGVCSMMNIPGKFDVSGDLVHAIYYNPNLSQKEKKGIIDGYCQSDVLNTYWLFLKYEVLKGALNKEQYLGLLNDFLAKFPKEKYYSSVFTNALEKEIREFA from the coding sequence ATGTTGTGCGTGTTTGATATAGAAACCATTCCTAATATAAGCTTGTGTAAAGAGCATTTTCAATTAAAAGAAGACGATGCACTAAAAATCTGTGAATGGAGTTTTGAAAAGCAAAAAGAAAAAAGCGGGAGCGAGTTTTTGCCTCTTTATTTGCATGAAATTATCTCTATTGCAGCAGTCATTGGCGATGATTACGGGCAATTTATCAAAGTAGGGAATTTTGGTCAAAAACACGAGAATAAAGAGGATTTTACAAGCGAAAAAGAGCTTTTAGAAGATTTTTTCAAATACTTTAACGAAAAGCAACCGCGCTTAATAAGCTTCAATGGCAGAGGTTTTGATATGCCCCTACTCACGCTCAAAGCCCTTAAATACAATTTAACCTTAGACGCTTTTTATAATCAAGAAAATAAATGGGAGAATTACCGCGCGCGTTATAGCGAGCAGTTCCATTTGGATTTAATGGATAGCTTGAGCCATTATGGATCCGTTAGGGGGTTGAATCTAAATGGCGTTTGCTCTATGATGAATATTCCTGGTAAATTTGATGTGAGCGGGGATTTAGTGCATGCGATTTATTACAACCCTAATTTAAGCCAAAAGGAGAAAAAAGGCATTATTGATGGCTATTGCCAAAGCGATGTGCTTAACACTTACTGGCTTTTTTTAAAATATGAAGTGTTGAAAGGGGCTTTAAATAAGGAGCAATACCTTGGGCTATTGAATGATTTTTTAGCCAAATTCCCTAAGGAAAAATACTATTCAAGCGTTTTTACTAACGCTTTAGAAAAAGAGATTAGGGAGTTTGCTTAA
- a CDS encoding acetyl-CoA C-acetyltransferase, which yields MNEVVIVAAKRSAVGSFLGSLKSVGAREMGVGVLKDALNASGLKPSDVDSVILGNVLGAGLGQNIARQIQLDAGIPNDKNAFSVNMVCGSSMKAIQLAHDSIMLGRDEVVVCGGVENMSKAPYLSFDVREGKRMGNANMIDSMIHDGLWDAFNDYHMGITADNVAQAYHISREEQDNFALQSQLKARAAINAGKFQEEITPIEIANKKGVVVFKEDEYPRDTTLESLAKLKPAFKKDGSVTAGNSSGINDGASIIILCSAKKAQKLGLKAMATIRGFGLGGCSPDIMGICPSIAIKNNLKNVKMNLNDINLFELNEAFAAQSLAVLKELELNPNIVNVNGGAIAIGHPIGASGARILVTLLHEMKKSGHGVGCASLCVGGGQGLSVVVEQK from the coding sequence ATGAATGAAGTGGTTATAGTGGCGGCAAAACGGAGTGCGGTGGGGAGTTTTTTAGGCTCTCTAAAGAGCGTAGGCGCTAGAGAAATGGGTGTTGGCGTGCTTAAAGACGCTTTGAATGCGAGCGGTCTTAAACCTAGCGATGTGGATTCTGTCATTTTAGGCAATGTTTTAGGTGCTGGTTTGGGTCAAAATATCGCCAGGCAGATCCAACTAGACGCTGGCATCCCTAATGACAAAAACGCTTTTAGCGTCAATATGGTTTGTGGATCGTCTATGAAAGCCATTCAATTAGCGCATGACAGCATCATGCTTGGGCGCGATGAGGTGGTGGTGTGCGGTGGCGTGGAGAACATGAGCAAAGCACCCTATTTGTCGTTTGATGTGCGAGAGGGGAAAAGAATGGGGAATGCGAACATGATAGACTCCATGATACATGATGGATTGTGGGATGCGTTCAATGATTACCACATGGGGATCACCGCTGATAATGTCGCTCAAGCATACCACATAAGCCGAGAAGAGCAAGATAATTTCGCGCTCCAATCGCAACTCAAAGCAAGAGCCGCCATTAATGCAGGGAAATTCCAAGAAGAAATCACGCCTATTGAAATAGCGAATAAAAAAGGCGTGGTGGTTTTTAAAGAAGACGAATACCCTAGAGACACGACGCTAGAATCCCTTGCAAAGCTCAAACCCGCTTTCAAAAAAGACGGATCGGTAACGGCGGGGAATTCATCAGGGATCAATGATGGCGCGAGCATTATCATTTTATGCAGCGCTAAAAAAGCGCAAAAATTAGGGTTAAAAGCCATGGCTACTATCAGGGGGTTTGGTTTGGGTGGTTGCAGTCCGGATATAATGGGTATATGCCCTAGTATTGCGATTAAAAACAATCTTAAAAATGTCAAAATGAATCTCAATGACATCAATCTTTTTGAACTCAATGAAGCCTTTGCCGCGCAAAGTCTAGCCGTGTTAAAAGAGCTTGAATTAAACCCCAATATAGTGAATGTGAATGGAGGCGCGATAGCGATTGGCCACCCTATTGGTGCGAGCGGCGCTAGGATCTTAGTAACTTTATTGCATGAAATGAAAAAAAGCGGTCATGGCGTGGGTTGCGCGTCATTGTGCGTGGGTGGCGGACAAGGCCTTTCTGTGGTAGTGGAACAAAAATAA
- a CDS encoding CoA transferase subunit A, which yields MNKVITNLDKALSGLKDGDTILVGGFGLCGIPEYAIDYIYKKGIKDLIVVSNNCGVDDFGLGILLEKKQIKKIIASYVGENKIFESQMLNGEIEVVLTPQGTLAENLRAGGAGIPAYYTPTGVGTLIAQGKESREFNGKEYILERAITGDYGLIKAYKSDTLGNLVFRKTARNFNPLCAMASKICVAEVEEIVPAGELDPDEIHLPGIYVQHIYKGEKFEKRIEKITTRSAK from the coding sequence ATGAACAAGGTTATAACTAATTTAGACAAAGCATTGAGCGGGTTAAAAGACGGGGACACTATTTTAGTGGGCGGTTTTGGGCTGTGCGGGATACCCGAATACGCCATTGATTACATTTATAAGAAAGGCATTAAGGATTTGATTGTCGTGAGTAATAATTGCGGCGTTGATGATTTTGGGCTTGGCATTCTTTTAGAAAAAAAACAGATTAAAAAGATTATCGCTTCCTATGTGGGAGAAAATAAGATTTTTGAATCGCAAATGCTGAACGGAGAAATTGAAGTCGTTTTGACACCGCAAGGCACGCTGGCTGAAAACTTGCGCGCTGGAGGGGCTGGGATACCCGCTTACTACACCCCAACCGGTGTTGGGACTTTGATCGCTCAAGGCAAGGAATCACGGGAATTTAACGGCAAAGAGTATATTTTAGAAAGAGCGATCACAGGCGATTACGGGCTTATCAAAGCCTATAAAAGCGACACTCTTGGGAATTTGGTGTTTAGAAAAACGGCTAGAAATTTCAACCCCTTGTGTGCGATGGCATCAAAAATATGCGTCGCTGAAGTGGAAGAAATTGTCCCGGCTGGGGAATTAGACCCAGATGAAATACACTTGCCAGGAATCTATGTGCAACACATCTATAAAGGCGAGAAATTTGAAAAACGGATAGAAAAAATCACAACAAGGAGCGCGAAATGA
- a CDS encoding 3-oxoacid CoA-transferase subunit B yields the protein MREAIIKRAAKELKEGMYVNLGIGLPTLVANEVSGMNIVFQSENGLLGIGAYPLEGGVDADLINAGKETVTVVPGASFFNSADSFAMIRGGHIDLAILGGMEVSQNGDLANWMIPKKLIKGMGGAMDLVHGAKKVIVIMEHCNKYGESKVKKECSLPLTGKGVVHQLITDLAVFEFSNNAMKLVELQEGVSLDQVREKTEAEFEVHL from the coding sequence ATGAGAGAGGCTATCATTAAAAGAGCGGCAAAGGAATTGAAAGAGGGCATGTATGTGAATTTAGGGATAGGCTTGCCCACGCTTGTGGCTAATGAAGTGAGCGGGATGAATATCGTTTTCCAGAGCGAGAACGGGCTGTTAGGGATTGGCGCTTACCCTTTAGAGGGGGGCGTTGATGCGGATCTCATCAATGCAGGAAAGGAAACCGTAACCGTGGTGCCGGGCGCTTCGTTTTTCAACAGCGCGGATTCGTTTGCAATGATTCGTGGGGGGCATATTGATCTAGCGATTTTAGGAGGGATGGAAGTTTCACAAAATGGGGATTTGGCTAATTGGATGATCCCTAAAAAGCTCATAAAAGGCATGGGAGGGGCTATGGATTTGGTGCATGGCGCTAAAAAAGTGATTGTCATCATGGAGCATTGCAACAAATACGGGGAGTCTAAAGTGAAAAAAGAATGCTCATTGCCCTTAACAGGAAAGGGCGTGGTGCATCAATTGATAACGGATTTAGCGGTGTTTGAATTTTCCAATAACGCCATGAAATTAGTGGAATTGCAAGAGGGTGTCAGCCTTGATCAAGTGAGAGAAAAAACAGAAGCCGAATTTGAAGTGCACCTATAG